From Myxococcus guangdongensis, the proteins below share one genomic window:
- a CDS encoding alpha/beta hydrolase: MSATVQQTQGQPDTIVLIHGMWMTPRSWQGWIARYEKAGYRVIAPTWPGLEGGVEALQKDPTPLNNLGVKDIVDHYERIIRALPTPPILMGHSFGGAFVQMLLDRGVGAAGVAIHSAPVKGVYTLPFTTIKSTASTLLNPANVKRHAPMTPEQFHYAFTNTLTQAESDEIYRTQYIPGSGRALFQGALANLTPHSEVTVNLRNDARAPLLFLSGDLDVILPASIQRENAKRYAKSSAVTEYVEVPGRSHYTVAQPGWEAIADQALSWAVEHAAVRN, encoded by the coding sequence ATGAGCGCCACCGTTCAGCAGACCCAGGGCCAGCCGGATACCATCGTCCTCATCCACGGCATGTGGATGACGCCGCGCAGCTGGCAGGGCTGGATTGCCCGCTACGAGAAGGCCGGCTACCGCGTCATCGCCCCGACGTGGCCCGGGCTGGAGGGCGGCGTCGAGGCGCTGCAGAAGGACCCGACGCCGCTCAACAACCTGGGCGTGAAGGACATCGTCGACCACTACGAGCGCATCATCCGCGCGCTGCCCACGCCGCCCATCCTCATGGGCCACTCGTTCGGCGGCGCCTTCGTGCAGATGCTGTTGGACCGGGGCGTGGGCGCGGCGGGCGTGGCCATCCACTCGGCCCCCGTGAAGGGCGTCTACACGCTGCCCTTCACCACCATCAAGTCGACCGCGTCGACGCTCCTCAACCCCGCCAACGTCAAGCGCCACGCGCCCATGACGCCCGAGCAGTTCCACTACGCCTTCACCAACACGCTGACGCAGGCGGAGTCGGACGAAATCTACCGCACCCAGTACATCCCCGGCTCGGGCCGGGCGCTGTTCCAGGGCGCGCTGGCGAACCTGACGCCGCACTCGGAAGTCACCGTGAATCTGCGCAACGACGCGCGCGCCCCGCTGCTGTTCCTCTCGGGTGACCTGGACGTCATCCTCCCGGCCAGCATCCAGCGCGAGAACGCGAAGCGCTACGCGAAGTCGAGCGCCGTCACGGAGTACGTCGAGGTGCCCGGCCGCTCGCACTACACCGTGGCCCAGCCCGGCTGGGAGGCCATCGCGGACCAGGCCCTGAGCTGGGCCGTCGAGCACGCCGCCGTCCGCAACTGA
- a CDS encoding serine hydrolase — MSRLPSPRLTVVSLASALALGLLTGAAPSKPQTQWLSRPAEAAHVARVEEGMAPVSIPGETPRHLSLTQWMELYKVPGLSIAVFEKGKLVWTKAYGVKHAGGTEPVAIDTLFQAASISKPMTALAALHHAEKRKWSIDENVNDKLVSWKVPDNEFTQEQKVTLRRLLSHTAGTTVGGFAGYPVNGPLPTVQQILDGEKPANSPAVRVNTVPGTLRRYSGGGTTIVQQLLVDQLKKPFPQIMKETVLTPLGMKDSFFEQPLSPALAPRAATGTTPGGKSVEGGWRVHPELAPAGLWTTPSDLARAAIEMFKAYHGQSKRLVSQAMAKQMLAHDPVSGAIGVGFMRPVGKAWFGHGGGNEGYRANLTAFTESGNGVAIMTNSDNGSLLFERLIASVQAAHGWKGFEVGPEAPATTADLLMRLKGVDDALAWFKARKAEAPQDEQLSPAILNDMGYSLLREGRLPDALKLFEANVALFPQDANAHDSLGEGYVAAGREAEGAASYRKSLELNPKNDNARKVLETLGAATVK, encoded by the coding sequence ATGTCTCGACTCCCCTCCCCTCGCCTCACCGTCGTGTCCCTCGCGAGCGCGCTCGCGCTCGGCCTGCTCACCGGCGCGGCTCCTTCCAAACCCCAGACGCAGTGGCTGTCGCGTCCCGCCGAGGCCGCGCATGTGGCCCGCGTGGAGGAAGGGATGGCTCCCGTCTCCATCCCCGGAGAGACGCCGCGTCACCTGTCCCTGACGCAGTGGATGGAGCTGTACAAGGTCCCCGGCCTGAGCATCGCCGTGTTCGAGAAGGGCAAGCTCGTCTGGACCAAGGCCTACGGCGTCAAACACGCCGGCGGCACCGAGCCCGTCGCCATCGACACGCTCTTCCAGGCCGCGTCCATCAGCAAGCCGATGACGGCGCTGGCCGCGCTGCACCACGCCGAGAAGCGCAAGTGGTCCATCGACGAGAACGTGAACGACAAGCTCGTGTCGTGGAAGGTCCCCGACAACGAGTTCACGCAGGAGCAGAAGGTCACGTTGCGCCGCCTGCTCTCGCACACCGCGGGCACCACCGTGGGCGGCTTCGCCGGCTACCCCGTCAACGGGCCCCTGCCCACGGTGCAGCAGATTCTCGACGGTGAGAAGCCCGCCAACTCGCCGGCCGTGCGCGTGAACACCGTGCCCGGCACGCTGCGGCGCTACAGCGGCGGCGGCACCACCATCGTCCAGCAGTTGCTCGTCGACCAGTTGAAGAAGCCGTTCCCCCAAATCATGAAGGAGACGGTGCTCACGCCGCTCGGCATGAAGGACAGCTTCTTCGAGCAGCCCCTGTCCCCGGCGCTCGCGCCGCGCGCCGCCACGGGCACCACGCCCGGCGGCAAGAGCGTCGAGGGCGGCTGGCGCGTCCATCCGGAGCTGGCGCCCGCGGGCCTGTGGACGACGCCGTCCGACCTGGCGCGCGCCGCCATCGAGATGTTCAAGGCCTACCACGGCCAGTCCAAGCGCCTGGTGTCGCAGGCCATGGCGAAGCAGATGCTCGCGCATGACCCCGTGTCGGGCGCCATCGGCGTGGGCTTCATGCGGCCGGTGGGCAAGGCGTGGTTCGGCCACGGCGGAGGCAACGAGGGCTACCGCGCCAACCTCACGGCCTTCACCGAGTCCGGCAACGGCGTGGCCATCATGACCAACTCCGACAACGGCTCGCTCCTCTTCGAGCGCCTCATCGCCAGCGTCCAGGCCGCGCACGGCTGGAAGGGCTTCGAAGTCGGTCCCGAGGCCCCCGCCACGACGGCGGACCTGCTGATGCGCCTGAAGGGCGTGGATGACGCCCTCGCGTGGTTCAAGGCGCGCAAGGCGGAGGCTCCCCAGGACGAGCAGTTGAGCCCGGCCATCCTCAACGACATGGGCTACTCGCTGTTGCGCGAGGGGCGCCTGCCCGACGCGCTGAAGCTGTTCGAGGCCAACGTCGCGCTCTTCCCCCAGGACGCCAACGCGCACGACAGCCTGGGCGAGGGCTATGTGGCCGCGGGCCGCGAGGCCGAGGGCGCCGCGAGCTACCGCAAGTCGCTGGAGCTCAACCCGAAGAACGACAACGCGCGCAAGGTGCTGGAGACGCTCGGCGCCGCGACGGTGAAGTAG
- a CDS encoding serine hydrolase, which yields MSRVPSSRLAAVSFTGALALGLLTGAAPSKPQTQWLSRPAEAARVARVEEGLPGISLPGETPRHLSLPQWMELYKVPGLSLAVFDQGKLVWAKGYGVKQAGGTEPVTIDTLFQAASISKPVTAMAAMHHAEKNKWSLDENVNDKLVSWKLPDNDFTKEQKVTLRRLLSHTAGTTVHGFGGYAVDAPLPTTQQILDGEKPANTSAVRVDTVPGTITRYSGGGTTIVQQFLADQLKKPFPQIMKETVLTPLGMKDSTFEQPLPASLAPRAATGTHPDGKSVQGGWHVYPEMAPAGLWTTPSDLARAALEMSKATKGQSKRVVSQAMAKQMLTRQPESEAFGIGFMRNPGQGWFGHGGANEGYRAVMVAFAESGSGIVVMTNSDNGSRLFERLVASAISVYGWKGYTVEPEHPSVTVDLIVRTKGVEDAVAWFKARKTEAPQDKKLSADILNELGYSLMRGGQQADAVKVFEANVALFPQDANAHDSLGEGYVAAGRKDEGAASYRKSLELNPKNDNARKVLETLGTAATTK from the coding sequence ATGTCTCGAGTCCCTTCCTCCCGCCTCGCCGCCGTGTCCTTCACGGGCGCGCTCGCGCTCGGTCTGCTCACCGGCGCGGCCCCTTCCAAACCCCAGACGCAGTGGCTGTCGCGTCCCGCGGAGGCTGCTCGCGTGGCCCGCGTGGAGGAGGGCCTGCCCGGCATCTCGTTGCCCGGAGAGACGCCGCGCCACCTGTCCCTGCCGCAGTGGATGGAGCTGTACAAGGTCCCCGGCCTGAGCCTCGCCGTGTTCGACCAGGGCAAGCTGGTCTGGGCCAAGGGCTACGGCGTCAAGCAGGCGGGCGGCACCGAGCCCGTCACCATCGACACGCTCTTCCAGGCCGCGTCCATCAGCAAGCCCGTGACGGCGATGGCCGCCATGCACCACGCCGAGAAGAACAAGTGGTCGCTCGATGAGAACGTGAACGACAAGCTGGTGTCGTGGAAGCTCCCCGACAACGACTTCACGAAGGAGCAGAAAGTCACGTTGCGCCGGCTGCTCTCGCACACCGCGGGCACCACCGTGCACGGCTTCGGGGGCTACGCCGTCGACGCGCCCCTGCCCACGACGCAGCAGATCCTCGACGGTGAGAAGCCCGCCAACACGTCGGCCGTGCGCGTGGACACCGTGCCCGGCACCATCACCCGCTACAGCGGCGGCGGCACCACCATCGTCCAGCAGTTCCTGGCCGACCAGTTGAAGAAGCCGTTCCCCCAAATCATGAAGGAGACGGTGCTCACGCCGCTCGGCATGAAGGACAGCACCTTCGAGCAGCCCCTGCCCGCGTCGCTCGCGCCGCGCGCCGCCACCGGCACCCACCCCGACGGCAAGAGCGTCCAGGGCGGCTGGCACGTCTACCCGGAGATGGCTCCGGCGGGATTGTGGACGACGCCGTCGGACCTGGCGCGCGCCGCGTTGGAGATGTCCAAGGCCACCAAGGGCCAGTCGAAGCGCGTGGTGTCGCAGGCCATGGCGAAGCAGATGCTCACCCGTCAGCCCGAGTCGGAGGCCTTCGGCATCGGCTTCATGCGGAACCCGGGGCAGGGCTGGTTCGGTCACGGCGGCGCGAACGAGGGCTACCGCGCCGTGATGGTGGCCTTCGCGGAGTCTGGCAGCGGCATCGTCGTCATGACCAACTCGGACAATGGCTCGCGCCTCTTCGAGCGCCTCGTCGCCAGCGCCATCTCCGTGTACGGCTGGAAGGGCTACACCGTCGAGCCCGAGCACCCCTCGGTGACCGTGGACCTGATTGTGCGCACGAAGGGCGTCGAGGACGCCGTCGCGTGGTTCAAGGCGCGCAAGACGGAGGCGCCCCAGGACAAGAAGCTGTCCGCCGACATCCTCAACGAGCTCGGGTACTCGCTGATGCGCGGGGGTCAGCAGGCCGACGCGGTGAAGGTGTTCGAGGCCAACGTCGCGCTCTTCCCCCAGGACGCCAACGCACACGACAGCCTGGGTGAGGGCTACGTGGCCGCGGGCCGCAAGGACGAGGGCGCCGCGAGCTACCGCAAGTCGCTGGAGCTCAACCCGAAGAACGACAACGCGCGCAAGGTGCTGGAGACGCTCGGCACCGCCGCGACGACGAAGTAG